In the genome of Primulina huaijiensis isolate GDHJ02 unplaced genomic scaffold, ASM1229523v2 scaffold43375_ERROPOS137452, whole genome shotgun sequence, the window CgatccatgaaaaataatattattttttatatcaaaaatattattttttattatatatatgtgccGATTCGATCGATCTCGCGAATATAAATATGTTAGACATTATCACAAATGACCTACTCATTATACACACACAATTTGATATGTTGTTTATCCgttgtgttcatcttcataCCTACAAATGACGTGACATTCATCTATTAGAAGTCTAAATTGGATATGCTTCATCTCATCTAATTCCAATAGATGAGTGTCACTCTGACACGGAGATGAACACAATAAGtgaacaacatatcaaaactatatatatggGTACCAAATTGCTATATCAATTTAGCAATATTATATTTGAGTGCAGTTAATGGGTACCAAATTGTGAACAAAAATGAGCAAACCGTTGGTTATAATTGCCTCGTGTTGGGCAACGGAACATTAATTAATTTGGAAAACTTCACATCTTATGCTATGGACTCGTATTATATTTATAAGTACTCGAGCAAAATACTCTCTCTCGATTTAACAATTTGGAACACACTACGTGGTCACGTAACTTGGATAAGAATTTATTAAACACCACAATAAGATGAGCATGCAATAAATACGAAAACGAAGCCCCAACCACACTTTTGAATTCTCAAATCNagataatattaaaaattgtgACCCGAACCATTTTGcattaaatatttcattaatcataatattttatagtcTTTATTTATTTTGCACACTAGTTATTAATATTTctgtatattttatatgtttataaaATAATGTGAAACATCCAGATTAAAGCCATAAGTTGCTCGTGGATGAACAACATGGTTAACGTGCTATTCAATTTTTCCATACATGTTTATGCATGTAACTTTGATTTAGTGGTACGTCCTCATATATTTTAAGGGTAGAATTTACAAGAATATTACGTAGAAATCaagattttatatgtttataaaATAATGTGAAACATCCAGATTAAATCAACGCTGTTAAAAATTCTAGTTCCAAAAATcaatacaagaaaaaaggcctacgacaacggtttttccccgttgttgtaggccttttaaaaccgttgttagaagtcatgtggttaaagggtatgctaaaagacaacggtgaaaaaccgttgtcgtagacgtctaaagacgacggtgaaaaaccgttgtcgtaggtatataaaTCAGTTGTTAAAtgtcatgtggttaaagaattcgctaaaaaacaacggttttggagtgatgtggtagttacaatttgtgacggtttttaaacaaacgtcgcaaattaatttgcgacggatatcataattaaccgtcgctaatattagcgacagtCTTAATTAAAACTGTtgctaaagagcgacggttttatacaccgtcgctgctcaatttagcgacggttacatcggcgacagttttacttaaaaccttcgctaattttagcgacgggtatacttaaaccgtcgcaaaatttaaattaGTGACGATATactataaccgtcgctaattttagcgacagattttacttaaacggtcgcaaaatctaatattggcaacaaaatttgtagaaaaaccagttgaaagacaacggtttttcacaaaccgttgtcgtagcttgaagaaaaacgctaatagacaacagtttaaaaaccgttgtcgtagcccaaaaaaaaaacgctcatagacaacggtttttaaaaaccgttgtcgtggatatatcaaagacaacggttttaaagaaattgttgtctttgagcggatttttttaggctacgacaacggtttttgttaaaaccgttgtctttgatgtgttgttaaaaccgatttttcttgtagtgaataacgaaaaatgtatttttatagtTGTAGAGAAACAAgatcataaatttcaaattcaactatttcacgttttatattgtttaatgttaattataatataactcAAGTTCACTCAATAATGAAAGTATTTGAATTCTattctattatattatattctaGATCTTAGTGTAACAATGTGTGTAAATAAGTAGGATatagatttaatattttatcaattgttgacaaaaaaaaatcgacatccatccaaatgcaacttaaaattaATCTACCGTATAGAAGCTCAAAATCACAAGAATAgaccaaaattgtaatttttccaCCAAAAATATGTTTGTTCAATTGAAAACCACATAATTAGATTTAATAAATgtatacataatttatttattcgtACAATATTATTTCAATATATAGCAAGTCAAATACTAGGTTACATATTTCATACGCACTCAACGGATCGAAGTCAGAGAATTAGAGAGGGGAAGATTAAGAATATGGGGAGACAGTGTCATCCATTACTGAGAGGTGGAAGAAGAGAAGCCAAATACAGTCATGGCCTTCCGCCTTCAGAAATGGAGACACTCGCCAGTATCTGTGAAGTCCTTGTACCCCCACTGCATAATTCTCCGCAAGATGGATCAAATCCGGACATCCAGTCTTTCTACGAGTATTCTTCGGGCGCTCAATATCCAGTTCCCGATGAGGTAACAGTTTCTTGCATGAATTCCATCCAAAACGGACTTTTGGTGGTGATTATTTTCTGCTTTTCTTTATGAAGGTGGCTGAGATTATACAGAAGAGGGGCTTCTGGGAAGCCAGAATATTGGTGAAATTGCTGTTGAAAGCGCTTTCGACGAGGGTGGGGACATTTCTGATCTGTGGAGCCCTATGTTTAGGCAAAGAATGGCCATACCTGAACAAGTTTTCAGGGATTTCTCTTGAGAAAAGGGAGAGGGTGTTGCAGAAATGGATGAAGCATTGGCTGCTGACTCCAATCAGGCTTGCATTTGTATTCCTCAAATTCATCTGTTTGTTTACCTTCTTCACTCaggtaattaattaatattctaTCAGCTTCTTATGTTTATTTGAAATGAATAAAAGTCAGAAATCCAGTAAAACTTAAAACAAGCAAATTCATCTGTTTATTTGTCTGCTTCAATCATGTAATTAATCTATCAGATTATTTTTCCCTTTGATCCCACAAGATCTCTTCTCTGGTGTCATGTTTTACCGTAGAAGATTTCTTGTGGCCCAAAGCATGAAGGGTTTGCTTTTTCACATGAAAACAGTGCAAGCGTATCGTCGTGTGAATACCAAGTGGTGTCGTTAGTCAGTTGAATATTTAATTCACATACTGTCAGCAAATTTGGCCCTATGAAATAAGGACAAAACTGTTATAAGTTTAGCTCTGAAAGTTTGTTTacttaaatataatgaaaataatagGGAAAAAAAGAACGtgatgagaattttttttttttttttttatggattatcCAAATAGAAGTTTCGTCTGACAAAATTGTCTCGTGAGACTGTGTCTTTTGTGttctaaaaatcatatattaatcacTTACAAATAAGGTAAATgtatttcagttttttttaaCACAGTGGTCAaatgtgttttatttttaaaatgaaaaatatattagcctattaatattttttggaaGATTTTATGCTTTTCGCAGTTTCACATTAAGTCTGATGCAATTAGTCCGAAATTTTTATTAGGGGTTTCTCAACAAAAGTGTGTCATAAAAATAGACCATCTAAAGAAACAAATGGAACttttcacattttaaaatttaggaATTATATAAACCTTGGTTAATATGTAatgcaaaatttaaaattttttgtttacaTAATTCTTTGGTTTCTAGCTGTTTCCTTGGACCATTTTTAGGTTACAATTTTAGTATTGAGTACAActtttttttgcattttcatGTACTAACTAATAGTTTAGTTACAATCGGAAAAATGAGTCTATATTTATGACTTCCCGCATTCGGAGCTCAGTACTCATCATCCCGCATTCGGAGCTCAGTACTCATCATCTTTGGCTCATGGGTAAGCTGGGGATGAGCGTGGGTCGGGTTATTCATGTTATaggttttatatttttatacttgAATCGActattaaattattgattaaaacaaataataacaaaaatattacttaaaactaaaaatattagtaTATTAGCATCCTGAACTAAAAatgcacaattttatttttattacatttataatcttatccataaattaaaataaaaaataaaaagaatagatAGTTAggtcaactatttaattaagaaaacgaTATCCTCGtgtgtatttcaaatatacaCGAGGAGGTCATTTTCTCGGGCATGGGTTTATCATCTTAATCATAACTACACCAAATCAAACATCGGAATAGAACGATTGAAGCATATGTGCAACAAAATGAGCAGAAGAGAACTATAATTCAAACTTTATCACACAATACTTAGTTCAATGGAAATATCCCAAACTTCTTGAAATCTATTGCAAAATAGAACTGATTAACCCTTAGGATTTTTATTTCTTCTCCTTAGGATATTTATTTCTTATGGCCACTTGCTTATTCGATCGTCTCTTTATTAGTGCTTCTTCTCATGGCTTATCTATCTGAAACACATACATATTTCAAGGTAAATAGTAAGCAGTCAACTCAAGCAAGCACAGATATGAAATGACTCGTAATCACTAGTAAAATAGTTGAATGATACATAATAATATACATGCTtagatattaaataaattaaacagaAGCGGCATAGAAAattgaaacacaatatttaattagtttcaCCTTCTCCATCTAACTATTTAGAAAAATAGTTGAATGATACATAATAATATACATGCTtagatattaaataaattaaacagaAGCGGCATAGAAAattgaaacacaatatttaAATAGTTTCACCTTCTCCATCTAACtatttagatttttaatataatatttttggatcTAGAAATTTACATAAACCAATGTCATTTCCATGATTAAGAATCACCTACATGCAATTAGCATTCCATTTCAACCTGATCGTTATAATATTCATAGGTTGGAGAAGATTCAAAGAATCCTGCATGGAAAGCTATGGACTATAATGTTGATATTGATGAAAACTCCAACAGTACACCTAAGAACAGGCCTCTAGAGAAAGGAATTGTGGAAACCATGAGTGAAACGGAGTCCACATTCGCCGATTCCTTGAGAGAAAAAGGCCTCAAGGTGACAGAAAATGGTGAATATGACCTCTACAAGATCCAATGTGATGTGGTGATTGTTGGTTCTGGCTGTGGTGGAGGTGTTGCAGCAGCTGTTCTTTCTGGTGCAGGACTAAAAGTGATTGTGCTCGAGAAAGGAAATTACTTCACGAAAATGGACTATTCGTCTCTTGAAGGGCCTTCCATGAATGAGATGTATGAGTCAGGAGGAATTCTAGCCACCCTTGATGGGAAAATGATGGTTCTTGCAGGATCAACAGTTGGAGGTGGTTCTGCCGTTAACTGGTCGGCCAGCATTAAAACACCAGATTTTGTGCTGAAAGAATGGGCAACTAAGCATAAGCTTCCACTGTTTTCAAGCTTTGAATATGTTTCTGCAATGAACAAAGTTTGTGAAAGAATTGGCGTGACAGACAAGTGTCTTAAGGAGGGTTTCCAGAATCATATTCTGCGTAAAGGTTGTGAAAATCTTGGTCTTGAAGCTGATTACGTGTCAAGAAATTCGTCAGAAAGTCACTTTTGTGGTTCTTGTTGCTTTGGTTGCATTAGAGGAGACAAGAGAGGAACAGACACAACTTGGCTGGTTGATGCAGTGAACGAAGGCGCGGTGATCATTTCGGGATGCAAAGCCGAACGATTCATACTTGAAAAGAACACATGTGGATCAGGCACTAGGCGGAAGAGATGCTTGGGAGTTCTTGCGAAGAGTACTAATCCAGGCATCAAAAAGAACATTCAAATAGAGGCCAAAGTCACTATATCTGCTTGTGGTTCGCTCTTGACACCACCTTTGATGATTTCAAGTGGCTTGAAAAATAGACACATTGGTCGGAATCTCCATCTTCATCCGGTGCTATTGGCATGGGGTTACTTCCCCGAAGCAAGTTCAGAAATCGAAGGAAAAGTTTACGAAGGAGGTATAATCACTTCGGTGCACAAAGTTGGGGAAGACAAATCAAATCCTAGAGCAATTATTGAATGTCCTATACTTGGACCTGGCTCATATGCAGCACTATGTCCATGGGAATCAGGAATCGATATGAAAAACCGGATCATAAAGTATGCAAGAACCGCTCATCTTTTCTCAATGATCAGAGACAGAGGAACCGGTGAAGTTAAATCAGAGGGAAGAATAAGTTATAATCTCTCCAAACTCGATAAAGAAAACATTAAGACGGGACTGCGGCgatgtttgaaaattttgatagcTGCCGGAGCCATTGAAGTAGGAACACATCAAAGTGATGGACAGAGGCTAAAATGCAAAGGTATTACAGAAAATGAAGTTAACAAGTTTCTTGACACCGTTTTCGCCCCTGAAGGGCCGAAGTCATTAGCAGAGAAGTGGACGACGTATTGTTCTGCTCATCAAATGGGAAGTTGCAGAATGGGAGTCAGTGAAAAGGAGGGTGCAGTTGATGATAATGGAGAAAGTTGGGATGCATCGGGACTGTTTGTTTCTGATGCCAGTGTTCTTCCTGGTGCCGTCGGCGTCAATCCTATGATCACCATTCAGTCTACTTCATATTGCATATCAAACAAGATTGCTGAGATGTTGCAGAACGAGAGGTTTAGAGATGGTTGATTCAGCATGTTTCCTATTGAGGCCATACAAAGAAGCTTGTTGTAATTGTTTGAAATAATTGCTTGTTTTTGTATTATGAAAAGAGTGAAAAATATGGAAcgattttatttgaaataaaatatagaatcatatatcatatttatatattttttccattttaatatgaaaatgtCGCACATTTCTGAAATTTCCTAAAACAATCAAACCAAATTTTGCCTTAAGACTAGATTTGATACCATAGACATTGactaaaatataatcaaaagaAATTTTTGCATTGCCTTTATGAACAATTTGTGACATTGAAATTTCGAGGAACAATTTGAGTCGACTAACGGCTTGAATATATTGAATGTTTTGTGCATGATATACACTTGTATAATCAAAATCAGGTCAGAACTTCCCAAATGAAGATGGAAACACTTGCAGCCTTGCCTACTTGATCAGCTTTAGATGGAGCAATAGCGCTCACTTCTTGGTTAACAGTGGTACATTCCTCGATCACGTGACGATTTTGGGTTCCCTTGATGAACTGGGAAAAGTCTTGAACGACCTTCCTGCCAGGTCTTTTTTACATGTCAATAAAAGGTGCTTCTGGTAAAGTTCATCCATCAGAATCCGTCTCCCGAAAGGGCAAGGGAACTGTCTTCACAGCTCTGAAATTCCCAACATTGTTCAGATGCTCATTTTCCAGTCTGTaatcaaataatataaagtTAGTTTAAACAAAATGCTCCTTAGAGAACATATTTtccctcaaaattttttttgaaaacataATGCTTCAAAATTTGTACCTATAGTAGTTCCAATGTCCACGCCTGATGACCTCCAATGAAGCTAGGaaaaaatcaagtaaatgtGACTTGAATGCCCCAATATTGAAATGCATCACAGTCTCCACCCATGCTATTCTCAGGACAAGATTCAATGCCTGAAAGTCGCGTTTCGTAAATCAGAATACACAAAATTTCAGAGACAGCAACTTAACTATCTTAGCAACCAAGAAGGAACAAAAGAAAGATGAGCTCACAATTGATACATAGTAAACTCCTTTGTTCTTCAATATCAGTTCGTCTCTTAGCCACGGATTATtggattttggatcaaaaataCCCCAATCTTTGACGAAATCCCAGTACAGCTGATAAACCGTGGCCACCATCGAAGTCAACAATACAGTTATCATCCACAGATTTGATGGTTCCCTAGCATAAGTCAGCCTAGCCCCGGCTGCCACCATGGCCGAGACATACTTCCCAAGATTAGCCAATTGATCTGAATTGGATTCATCAAACCATCTCCGAGCacactaaattttttttgtttgtttttttcaaaaaataaaaaacaatcacAATTTAGTCAAGCAAGATATGAGAGTTATAGTGTTACATGTCCGACATCCAATCCAAGCTATGATGGAGTGGCTTGTAAGTTTAAGAGATTTCCACTCAATAAACTAGTCTTTTGAATTTGATTCTTCTTTTCGACTTCTGATCTAACCTAAGTAATTACACCGAATTTCGGAGATGAAAATCCTGATTCTATCTTTGAGTTTAGAAGAGAAATGATCAGGTTATATTGCAAATTTTCTGCAGGTAAGATAACATGATGGTAACGTCTTACCTGCATTGCACGCCAGTAGTAAGGAGCGAACGAAATAACATAAGCAAGCTCCCTATAAAGTTTGCCCGATTTACAAGTTTCATACTGGTGTGTTTTGAAGCATCCAGCGAGAAAATAGCAGGCTGCTGATTCCATGTGTCTTAATAGTGTAATCTATGagataaattcaaaatattacttCCATTTATTTTGAGACTTGAAATGGTTAAAATCATGTATTAGCAATATATGCCAATCTGAAGACTACCTGACTAGTGAGTTGGTCTGCCATGAAGAAGTCTACCATCAAAACCTGCATATCATATTTCATTTGTCAGTTCACATATTATTGCATGGACAATAACAAGTATATAACCAGTATATTGTTTTACTTGCGGATGATTTATAGTCCAGCTAACACGAAGGTTCTAAAGATAGGACGAGGTCTCGGGTTCGAGACTCGATTGTAACAAAATCCTTTCCCctaccaaaaaaatatatatatcgttTTACTTACAATTACCTTATAAAATGGAGAGCAAACAATGTTCCGTATAACTCTGAGGAAGCAAAACCGCGTTGAAcgataaaatatgttaaacgGGCACACCAAGAGGAGGATGAATAACTGAAACACAAAGATGAACATGTTACATGTTAGTCGAAACGGCAACACATGTATCAGCACTAGAtcataaaatcaaaacaaaccATTAGTTCTTGCACTCATTTTGTTTATAAAACTTATAAGCATGGCAGGTACTCGAGGTCATACTAACCAGTAACAGAATTCCGGGGATCATATCGACTTCTTGAGGAGAAAGACCAGAGGATAGTAGGATAAGATGAATGATCATTGCTCCCACTACTGCTGTCATCAAACAAGTGCAGATGAGGAAAGCATCCCTATATTTGAGGGCGGTGCTCGGTTGAAATTCGAAGATGAAGTTGTGATTGATCCTCGTGTTCTTCCACATGAATAGGTTGCATCCGTACATGAACAAGTGCAAGCTTAGCAATGCGAACATGCTGCACATTTACACATTTTCTCTTTGGCTTAGTATTTAGATTAGTATTTTTTCTCAGTGAATCTGTTTTATTTAGCATTAATTCTCTCATACGTGACACATAAGACGAGATAAAACTCATATTACACACACTAAAATTCATTgaataaaaatagaagaaaaataaagcaaaacgaCCTCCAATACTTCAACATGAGAGGAAAAATGTTTGTCGTTTCTCTTTATTTTGTTTAGGTATATTTTAATGTATGTAATATAAGTTTTATTCTGGTCAAGTGAGTCATGTAGGAGAGCATCAGTGTCAAATACACAATATCCAATAGATTCAGTAATTTTGAAAAAAGACCAAAGCCAAAACAAAATCCAAGTTATTGGATAAAAACCAAAGTTCGACAAAATTCGAgactaaaactcaaaatatgaCAACTTACAacactaaaattataattttttcacaTCAACACAAGTTTTTATCACACTAAGTGagacacatacatatatataaaaagtaatttCGTCACATAAATTTTTCGATCGACCTTCACCACTAACCATTGAGTCTAAACTTTATGGAGAAAAATAAAGATCCCTGTATAATTTTCCTTAACTTCTGTTCTTGAAGTTAATATCATTTGACCATTTGATTCCTAATAATGTGAAAACTTTTAAACacgattttatataatttatcttTCTCAAacctatatttaaaattttatgtcaaattCCAAAACCAACTCTTGGTAAGAAACACGTTTTGGAACATTATAGAttgagacaaaaaaaaaattcattataatttcataaagTTATGGATATTCGAAAATGATGATATGACACCGACTACTTAACAATCGTAACAGAAATATTAAAGAATATAATAAACAAGTGAAGAAATGGAAATATCGATTACCTGAAAATAGGGTATACGGTTTCCATGTAAACAGGGGAGAACATGCCGCTTACATGTGCCAATATTGCGTATACACTGAATAATGTTACAAAACAACCTGTAAATAAACCTGAAAATTTACAAGAATTCAAAAAATTACTCACAAAAGTTAAGAGTGAAAAGACGATTTTAcattacatttaattaattacaacacACTTGCATATATANNNNNNNNNNNNNNNNNNNNNNNNNNNNNNNNNNNNNNNNNNNNNNNNNNNNNNNNNNNNNNNNNNNNNNNNNNNNNNNNNNNNNNNNNNNNNNNNNNNNNNNNNNNNNNNNNNNNNNNNNNNNNNNNNNNNNNNNNNNNNNNNNNNNNNNNNNNNNNNNNNNNNNNNNNNNNNNNNNNNNNNNNNNNNNNNNNNNNNNNNNNNNNNNNNNNNNNNNNNNNNNNNNNNNNNNNNNNNNNNNNNNNNNNNNNNNNNNNNNNNNNNNNNNNNNNNNNNNNNNNNNNNNNNNNNNNNNNNNNNNNNNNNNNNNNNNNNNNNNNNNNNNNNNNNNNNNNNNNNNNNNNNNNNNNNNNNNNNNNNNNNNNNNNNNNNNNNNNNNNNNNNNNNNNtatatatatatatgtatgtatgtatatatatatctaacTACTTATAGTTTTATCTAACATTATAATAGCATGCATGTTATGTTACCTTATCTGAACTAATGAAATGTGCCCTTTTCACTAC includes:
- the LOC140970230 gene encoding long-chain-alcohol oxidase FAO1-like, translating into MGRQCHPLLRGGRREAKYSHGLPPSEMETLASICEVLVPPLHNSPQDGSNPDIQSFYEYSSGAQYPVPDEVAEIIQKRGFWEARILVKLLLKALSTRVGTFLICGALCLGKEWPYLNKFSGISLEKRERVLQKWMKHWLLTPIRLAFVFLKFICLFTFFTQVGEDSKNPAWKAMDYNVDIDENSNSTPKNRPLEKGIVETMSETESTFADSLREKGLKVTENGEYDLYKIQCDVVIVGSGCGGGVAAAVLSGAGLKVIVLEKGNYFTKMDYSSLEGPSMNEMYESGGILATLDGKMMVLAGSTVGGGSAVNWSASIKTPDFVLKEWATKHKLPLFSSFEYVSAMNKVCERIGVTDKCLKEGFQNHILRKGCENLGLEADYVSRNSSESHFCGSCCFGCIRGDKRGTDTTWLVDAVNEGAVIISGCKAERFILEKNTCGSGTRRKRCLGVLAKSTNPGIKKNIQIEAKVTISACGSLLTPPLMISSGLKNRHIGRNLHLHPVLLAWGYFPEASSEIEGKVYEGGIITSVHKVGEDKSNPRAIIECPILGPGSYAALCPWESGIDMKNRIIKYARTAHLFSMIRDRGTGEVKSEGRISYNLSKLDKENIKTGLRRCLKILIAAGAIEVGTHQSDGQRLKCKGITENEVNKFLDTVFAPEGPKSLAEKWTTYCSAHQMGSCRMGVSEKEGAVDDNGESWDASGLFVSDASVLPGAVGVNPMITIQSTSYCISNKIAEMLQNERFRDG
- the LOC140970228 gene encoding phosphate transporter PHO1-like — translated: MVKFSKELEAQLIPEWKDAFVNYWLLKKHVKKIKLARKPRHVPHINYDYGASILDPVRILMNKVSGWMKNKDEDPQIIQVKSKISVGEDGEEEDVEVYETELVQLFSQEDEVKMFFEMLDDELNKVNQFYKTRESEFLERGEILNKQLQILLDLKRVLDEWCRKNVKRFSRSNSSDLNSEFSESHSDYCASLTDSQTDDVIETLEKNGINFVNTATRAKSKKGKPKMRMRIDIPATTPTRTIAAVTSMLWEDVVNNPKKEGGEYINRKKIQCAEKMIRGAFVELYKGLGLLKKYSSLNMVAFTKILKKFDKVSNQQASASYLKVVKRAHFISSDKVSLFTGCFVTLFSVYAILAHVSGMFSPVYMETVYPIFSMFALLSLHLFMYGCNLFMWKNTRINHNFIFEFQPSTALKYRDAFLICTCLMTAVVGAMIIHLILLSSGLSPQEVDMIPGILLLLFILLLVCPFNIFYRSTRFCFLRVIRNIVCSPFYKVLMVDFFMADQLTSQITLLRHMESAACYFLAGCFKTHQYETCKSGKLYRELAYVISFAPYYWRAMQCARRWFDESNSDQLANLGKYVSAMVAAGARLTYAREPSNLWMITVLLTSMVATVYQLYWDFVKDWGIFDPKSNNPWLRDELILKNKGVYYVSIALNLVLRIAWVETVMHFNIGAFKSHLLDFFLASLEVIRRGHWNYYRLENEHLNNVGNFRAVKTVPLPFRETDSDG